The following are encoded together in the Vigna angularis cultivar LongXiaoDou No.4 chromosome 9, ASM1680809v1, whole genome shotgun sequence genome:
- the LOC108347164 gene encoding uncharacterized protein LOC108347164, which yields MASATPSSSFCSYLKVCTKPNNGRTRASPFPRILFCQKHHDDVPTDQINRRELILRSSEIATIGAIFNFSGKKPDYLGVQKNPPALALCPATKNCVSTSENISDRTHYAPPWNYNPEGRKKPVSREEAMEELIDVIESTTPDKFTPKIVERKEDYIRVEYQSSILGFVDDVEFWFRPDKGSTVEYRSASRLGNFDFDLNRKRIKALRQELEKKGWASQDTI from the exons ATGGCTTCAGCGACACCTTCAAGCTCCTTCTGCAGCTACCTCAAGGTTTGCACCAAACCTAACAATGGTAGAACCAGAGCTTCCCCTTTTCCTCGCATTCTGTTCTGTCAGAAGCACCACGATGATGTTCCCACCGACCAAATCAACCGAAG AGAACTCATATTGAGAAGCAGTGAAATAGCGACCATTGGTGCTATCTTCAACTTCAG TGGGAAAAAACCTGATTATCTTGGAGTGCAGAAAAACCCACCAGCATTAGCTCTGTGTCCAGCAACTAAGAACTGTGTATCAACTTCTGAGAATATCAGTGATCGCACACATTATGCTCCTCCTTG GAACTATAATCCTGAAGGCAGGAAAAAGCCTGTGAGCAGAGAGGAAGCAATGGAGGAACTGATAGACGTT ATTGAGTCAACAACACCAGacaaatttacaccaaagataGTTGAAAGGAAAGAAGACTATATCCGTGTAGAGTATCAAAGCTCAATCTTGGGG TTTGTGGATGATGTTGAGTTCTGGTTTCGACCTGATAAGGGTTCCACTGTGGAGTATAGATCTGCATCTCGGTTGGGAAACTTTGATTTTGATCTGAATAGGAAAAGAATAAAG GCACTGCGACAAGAATTGGAGAAGAAAGGATGGGCATCTCAAGACACGATATGA
- the LOC108346356 gene encoding uncharacterized protein LOC108346356 isoform X2, with the protein MKNDREKTRGRGGGSGSGKDKIDVLGRLLTRILRHMASELNLNMRNDGFVKVNDLLKLNMKTFANIPLRSHTVDDIKEAVRRDNKQRFSLMEENGELLIRANQGHTVTTVETESLLKPILSAEEVPVCVHGTYRKNLESILGSGLKRMKRLHVHFSCGLPTDGEVISGMRRDVNVLIFIDVRKALEEGMKLYISDNKVILTEGFDGVIPPKFFEKIESWPSRQPIPF; encoded by the exons atgaaaaatgataGAGAAAAAACAAGAGGGCGTGGTGGTGGAAGTGGCTCAGGAAAGGACAAAATTGACGTTCTTGGTAGGCTCCT GACACGAATTTTGCGACATATGGCATCtgaattgaatttgaatatgcGAAATGATGGTTTTGTGAAAGTTAATGATTTGCTAAAGCTGAATATGAAGACTTTTGCTAATATTCCATTGAGATCACACACTGTTGATGATATTAAGGAG GCTGTTCGAAGAGACAATAAGCAACGGTTTAGCCTCATGGAAGAGAATGGGGAACTATTAATACGTGCAAACCAAGGCCACACAGTAACG ACTGTTGAAACTGAAAGCTTATTGAAACCAATCCTTTCAGCCGAAGAAGTTCCAG TTTGTGTCCATGGAACCTACAGAAAGAACTTGGAATCAATTCTAGGATCTGGGCTGAAGCGCATGAAAAGATTGCATGTTCATTTCTCTTGTGGTTTACCAACAGATGGAGAAGTAATTAGTG GTATGAGGCGAGATGTCAATGTTCTTATCTTTATTGACGTCAGAAAAGCATTGGAGG AAGGTATGAAGCTTTACATTTCTGACAACAAGGTAATCTTGACGGAAGGTTTTGATGGCGTTATTCCTCCCAAATTTTTTGAGAAGATAGAATCATGGCCTAGCAGACAGCCTATTCCCTTTTGA